Proteins encoded together in one Neisseria lactamica window:
- a CDS encoding M61 family metallopeptidase: protein MIHYRIIPSPLDHEWHILLTFVQDNDIPVEISLPNWVPGSYLIRDFSRHITSIHASCNGTSIPLEQIAKNRWHAAAVRGEWQIRYTVYAFDLSVRGSFLTTERGFFDGACLFLKVEGKEMLPHRLELSGIPEGWSVATTLPETGRYDFQTASYAELIDRPVEMGLIEFLDFEVAGIPHTIALSGIYPDFDRDRLVWDIQKICETELAMFSSPAPFEKYLFLLHVGDHIYGGLEHADSTALLADRHSLPPYPYRITDADDAYTTLLGLFSHEYFHAWNVKSIKPAAFVPYDLDKENYTEQLWAFEGITSYYDDLFLARSRTISPESYLNLLAQGITRVQQTRGRLRQTLAESSFTAWNKFYKPDENSPNAIVSYYQKGALAALCLDLIIRNRSNGRHSLDTVMDKLYREWRDTHSGIPEKHWQIRCQEITGLDLTDFFQTALYSTEDLPLAECLATAGVKLTFLQLPRQHGGGYSEHICPIPPTGDFGARFKQNADHIVLTHVFNGGNAESAELYPQDKIIALDGYACTDFAAQWARYPFGARINIHFFRAGVLRQTVLWVKAAAADTAILHITDRNLLENWLFG from the coding sequence ATGATTCATTACAGAATAATCCCCTCCCCTCTCGACCACGAATGGCACATCCTGCTGACATTTGTGCAAGATAATGATATTCCTGTTGAAATAAGCCTTCCGAATTGGGTGCCGGGCAGTTATCTGATTCGGGATTTTTCCCGCCACATCACTTCTATCCATGCATCCTGTAACGGCACGTCCATACCGCTCGAACAAATTGCAAAAAACCGCTGGCATGCCGCCGCCGTACGCGGAGAGTGGCAAATCCGCTACACCGTATATGCATTCGATTTGTCGGTTCGAGGTTCTTTCCTGACGACAGAACGCGGTTTTTTTGACGGGGCGTGCCTGTTTTTGAAAGTCGAGGGGAAAGAAATGCTGCCGCACCGCTTGGAATTGTCGGGTATTCCGGAAGGGTGGAGTGTTGCCACAACGCTGCCGGAAACGGGACGGTACGACTTTCAGACGGCATCTTATGCCGAATTGATCGATCGACCTGTCGAGATGGGCTTGATTGAATTTTTAGATTTTGAGGTGGCAGGCATTCCGCACACGATTGCCTTAAGCGGCATATATCCCGATTTCGACCGCGACAGGCTGGTTTGGGACATCCAAAAAATCTGCGAAACCGAATTGGCAATGTTTTCCTCCCCTGCCCCATTTGAGAAATATTTGTTCCTGCTCCATGTCGGCGACCATATTTACGGCGGTTTGGAACACGCTGACAGCACCGCCCTGCTCGCCGACCGCCACAGCCTTCCGCCGTACCCGTACCGTATAACCGATGCCGACGATGCCTACACCACATTGCTCGGACTTTTCTCCCACGAATATTTTCACGCGTGGAACGTCAAATCCATCAAACCTGCCGCATTCGTCCCTTATGACCTCGACAAAGAAAACTATACCGAACAACTATGGGCATTCGAAGGCATTACATCCTATTACGACGATTTGTTTTTGGCACGCAGCCGCACCATCTCGCCCGAATCTTATTTAAACCTGCTGGCACAAGGCATTACGCGCGTACAACAAACCCGCGGCCGTTTGAGGCAGACCTTGGCGGAATCGAGTTTTACCGCGTGGAACAAATTTTACAAACCGGATGAAAACAGTCCGAACGCCATCGTCAGCTACTACCAGAAAGGCGCGCTTGCCGCATTGTGCCTTGATCTGATAATACGCAACCGAAGCAACGGCAGACATTCCCTTGATACGGTAATGGACAAACTCTATCGGGAGTGGAGGGACACACACTCGGGTATTCCGGAAAAACACTGGCAAATCCGTTGTCAGGAAATTACCGGCTTGGATTTGACAGATTTTTTTCAGACGGCATTGTACAGCACCGAAGATTTGCCGCTTGCCGAATGCCTGGCAACCGCAGGCGTGAAACTGACCTTCCTGCAGCTTCCCCGACAACACGGCGGCGGATATTCGGAACACATCTGCCCCATCCCGCCGACGGGCGATTTCGGCGCACGCTTCAAACAAAACGCCGACCATATCGTCCTGACCCATGTCTTCAACGGCGGCAACGCGGAATCTGCGGAACTGTACCCGCAAGACAAAATCATTGCTTTAGACGGTTATGCCTGCACCGACTTTGCCGCACAATGGGCCCGATACCCCTTCGGGGCAAGAATCAATATCCACTTCTTCCGTGCCGGCGTATTGCGTCAAACCGTCTTGTGGGTTAAGGCAGCGGCGGCGGATACTGCTATCCTACATATCACAGACCGGAACCTGTTGGAAAACTGGTTGTTCGGTTAA